Within Porites lutea chromosome 2, jaPorLute2.1, whole genome shotgun sequence, the genomic segment TTAGCTTCCACCCAGGCAGTGTTTTTCACGGAATCAATGATGGAACACGTAGCTAAAGAACTAAAGCTGACACCAGAGCAAGTCAGAAAAGTGAATCTGTACCAAAATGGCCAGGTAGGGTTAATAATAAAGTGTGGTTATAGCTAATAAGAGGCGCGAAATGAAACAGTCATTATTCGCGGATGGGTCGGATGGGCCAACCATGTGATCCGAAGCTAGACCATTATTTTTCTTCCAAGGCTTTTtcagaaagaaaattatattGACCGAAATAGTGATGATatcccttttggaaaaatggaTGTCACTCAAAGCGACAAATGGCTTGAGTTACTTATATCATGGTACGATTGTAcgatatatagaggatattacacggtggcgagaagatatgaattttatgttcgagtggcaagaacaatatctcacgagtgagcgaagcgaatacgacactcacaaaggtgacatacggaaaatacgccactcgggtcccggatgaagtggcgtatggaatctacgagtggtttagttcccagtaaaacactctcctccatataataaaacaccatttttttcTATGTTATTCTACAGGAAACGCAAACAGGAGAGACACTCAAATACTGCACCATATCTACACTGTGGAATGGTAATtttgtagtaataataataaatacatgaGGTATATATTACTCCGAAAATTCGGTAAACTCAAAGCAGTGCCAGAGATGCTTACAACAAGTTAAGACAGGAGGCTCCTGGTCAAGACTAATAATACAAACCCTGACTCGTCCGCAgttgtttcttattatttgcAAGCGGTCAAGGAACGGTCACGTGAGACTGTTACGTCAATTGTTGCGTAGGGCTTTCCATCATCCCCCTCACTTCCTCTGACCGCGCGTCTCTCGTTATCATAACTGGGAACTAGTCAGCTACAAACCCTGGATTTTGCAATTTACGCTTTTATGAAGGCATTGAACATCTCCTACAGCTACCAATGGTTCACTGAGACAGACGATAACTGATGCCGTGTCTACCTTCGTCATTTACTATTTACTTGTTCATCGCTTTGCCATCAGAACCAGTTTGCCCTCTTATGTCTTTGGTGTTGTGTACTAGTGCTGGTCATTTATGATACCTTTGAATTTCATACTTTAGTTCTGTAAGTAATACAGAACTAAATACCGAATACCAAGGACTACTGCAGTTTGGTTAATTAAAGATACAAGGAAAtactacccctcccccccccccccccttccccaaaGAAAAGCATGGTTGGTTTTATAAAGTCTTCGTCGACGTACACAAGAAAGTGTTTGAGATAAAGCTAACCAGGCTGTCTTGGTAGTAGATGTCAAAAGgtattgtttcttttctgcCATCTTTTTAGACATTCTTTCGATTAGTGACTTCCAGAACAGAAAGACTGCAATCGACACCTTCAACAAGGTACATGAGCGTTTAACTCTTCTTCAAGAGCCAGGgtattttattttcatagtATTTATTTCAGTCAAGTTTCAGTATTTATTTCAGTcaagtaataaataaatgaaaactgctttaaagaatttattatttaGCCTCAGCAGTATTTCTAGTACAAGGGCTAATGGAGCGCGCAAATGTCTGAAACAAGTGAATCAAATAGTTCATATAGTTGTGGTATGTTAAGAGGTTACTATCCAATCACAATCATTCCCTCCCCTTTCCCCTACCCCCTACTTTCCACAGCCTTTGGTGGTCAACTGAAGCCGTTTCTTTTTAGAACAATCGTTGGCGGAAACGTGGAATAAGTGTGGTCCCTTTGAAGTACGGAGTGGCTTACGAAGGATCCATGTTCACTGCATTGGTGTCAATATTCCACGCTGACGGCACAGTAGCTATTGCACACGGAGGCATTGAAATCGGCCAAGGAATAAATACTAAGGTAGGGGCAGTTGATATTACAGTGTAGCCTAGATTACCCAAGAAAGGTGCTTTTCCTTGAGAAGTTTCTCGGAGCGAGGTTGATCATCTGGCCagagaaaaacgaaaattaGGAAAATCTATGATTAAAGGAACAAATACTGGAAACCAAATATTTTGACAGAAAGCAGAAGCATTCAATGTAGAATTTCTTGGCGTGACACTTTCtctcaacaaaagaaaagtgGCTAGTCGGAGGATGGTGTGATAGCTTCATGGACTGATGCAAGTCTTACCATGCTGGGTTTTGCCATTATCATGTTTCTTAAGACTATTGGCAATTCTCTAAACATAAACGAACAAACCTTGGATGGCTGTGTTGATCCATTCCAGAACCCctacttttctttatttttattattaatttttttgtcttgaaTGTTGCAGATAGCTCAAGTTGCAGCTTACAAGCTGAATTACCCCCTCGATATGATTGCCATTAAGCCAACTGCAGCGTTTACCAATCCAAATAGTAAGTACAATATAATGATCAATTAACCTTAACCTAACCTGTAAGACCTCACCTAAACCTGCAAAAAAATCCATGCCATTCTCCCTACATTCTAAAAAAGAGTTTTAATGAGGAAGATTTGTCCTGAAGCAAGATACTTTATACTCgagatattttcttttaaagagtattttcacatgacatcacgtccgccatattgatGTCCCAAACTAATaacacggcggccatgttggtgtttcaaaccagtcctctgggagttcaaccattttcttacaaaaaaacttgtttttgttccaatttagcctgcagtgcaggcatATTTTGGGCTGGCGAAAGCTGCCATTTTATATGCGTACTGTTGTGACCGCCATCTTTGTACCTTATGTTTATACAACACTGTCGGCTCCTTTCCTATACTTTTATTGTTGCCGCCGAGTCAAACAACGGTCCAGGGAACAGAGTTTCTTCACTTACGTGACCAGCAGTTTATTGGAATTTATTGTAAATTCAATTAATTAGaactagcctgcagtgcaggcgttttcttcgggcgcgCGATTGTTTTACTCGCGAAAGCGCATTTTGAAACTTGAAGAGAGGGGAGAAAATGTGGCGAGTCAAAAGGAGCGGGGTagggggcggggagagagaagagaagtatttttctcccctccccctcccctctttccttctttcgctcTACCACCTACCCTTGGGGTTACTATTTTTACCCTCCCTAATCTTCATccgtcaaaaacaaaaacatattaaACGATATTCAAGCTATCCCAACTAAAGAATGGAGAACTTTAGTATAGTTTACAACCAGTATCTGTTATTCTCCGGCTCtctgttaaaaataatttttgaaagcaaggaaagagaaaaacatagaaaaagagtaaaataaaagtattaTATACCAAAGAGGAAGGCTGTTGATTAAGAACCAAGCAATGGGCGTACACCTTTATATCTTGTCGTGCTGCTTCTAAAGTGACACTGAATTGTTTACTTGTAGGCGGGAGTACTGGTGGAAGCATCACAAGTGAGCTGTGCTGCAGGGTAAGATGACTGTTTATTGTAAAAGGCTAAAAGGTTTTAGAACTCACTTTAAAAAGAATGACAGAAAAAGCCGTATTTGCACTGGCAACTTTTCCTTTACAATTTGAAGCCAAAAAAACTCGGGAGAGTCGGGGGATTATTACAACTTTTTCAAGCTTTAGTTTTCGTTtcttgtcgttgttgttgttgttttgttatcgGCTCGATaccccaacaacaacaacataacctttatttatactcgaattCTAGAGTAGCTAAcgagctaatatcttcgagctgaCAAAGCTCCCCGCTCCCCACACGATATTATACTCGTTGAACAAGTACTTTGTTCTTCAGACCTTCATGGGATGCTGCGACATTTTGAACAAAGTTATTGACCCAGTCAGAAAAACCATGCCAACCGCCACATGGCCTGAACTGATCGCAAAGTGCTACGAGAATGGACTGGATTTGTCGGCCAAATACATGTgagttttgaaatatcattgctGTTCATAGCGTGCATAATAACATGTACGATTGATTTTACTAACgtctttgttacttgaaaaTCTCTTGATAAAATATTCTTTAGCAGTTCCTATGTACGGTATGATATTTTGATAAGATCCAAAGTACCATTTGCCTTAGCGGTGATATTGGTAATGTGTAAAAAGACGTCATCGAGCAAATGGCCTTTCAGTCATCATCTCTCGGAGGCTCTCTGAATAGCGCACTCTTCCTTCCCATAACACCACGCGCGTTACGTAGGAGGGCCGACTATGGACAAGTCAGAAGCAAGTTCACATTGTAAGGGGGTATTCCGGGAGGTCGGCAAAATCCTTTGATACCGTATGTCCGCAAAAtattccccacccccaccatctgtaccaaaaaaattcagaacCCTCTTATCAAAGACTGACTAGAAAATGGATTCTTCCGCTCTTTCAGGTCAAGAAGCACGACTCCTTCGCTTGTCGCATACAACATTTATGGTGCGACTTGCACTGAGGTGGAACTTGATGTGTTGACAGGAGAAAGGGAGATTTTACGTATTGACATACTTAACGACTGTGGGCAAAGGTAAAAGGGTATCAGATATACcgattattttataaatttttaatccGCACAccagttttttgttgttggcatttttgaaaaaaaccgAGTTTCACTAACACGGGTGAAGACACAACTCTGTATTAAGGGTGGGTGAGGGGGTGGGCAAACTGCGCTTTACTTATGCTGGAGTATTAAAGAAGTGACTGGGAACCTGTACAGGGTTCCCACTGTCTGGAGGAAAATCATTGAAAAGTCCTAACTTTTCTTCAAGGGTCCTTTCAGTAAGTTGAATTTTCCACAAACTTGGATGTAGCAAAATTAAGTGGAGATGCTGAGCGCAATGTTGAGTATTCGTGGTCTCTATATATGTCGGTTACCCTTTTTAGTAGCACAAAAATGCTTGCCTACTTTTCTACCAGCGAAGGTATCAGTAATTGTATGTACTTGTATAATTTCCACCTTGCACAATAAATTGTTGTCTCATCATAGATTAACTTTCTTCTCATGCCTGATCAATTTTCTATATACAACACTCTATTCTAGACCAACTTTCAATTTGCACGGTCATAAATTCATACAGAATTGCAAAAGCAATAATAGTGACAAAATCAAACGATCAAAAGGTTTATTATCATTCTAAAGCGGTTAACAATTTGCCATGTAAATGAAACCAATGGCAAACCCCACTTATTTCTACATACTGTCCCAGACTTTGGTAGTTGTCACTCATTGGCTGTTTTCACAttagagacggattatccgtctgagacgggtTATTTGTTGGATAATCCGCATCAGACAGATAATaggtcttaatttgaaaatggaacggttTTCATTTTggatgaacaatccgcctgactttatccatctgtttatccgtcaattttggCATAGTTTGAAGATGGGctatccgtctctagtgtgaaaacggccattatTGGCTCCTAAAGTTTAGTCATGCGTTTTACGCATGATTGCACTACTTAGTTTTACATTCTTAACTCGCTTATGCATGAAACTGAGCCAGTTTGTAGGCTTCAGTTTTTCACTATATTATAATTTGAATCTCAGCATGAATCCTGAACTGGATATCGGCCAGGTGGAAGGAGCGTACATGATGGGACTGGGTTTGTGGCTGACGGAGAAAATCATCTACGATCCGCAGACGGGAAAAAATCTCACTAATGGAACCTGGGTAAGTGACATTTTGTCATCCCATTTCTCCACCTTCTATGAAAAACCGTTACACGTTGTACAAATCAGCGTTGTGCGATATGAATGCTTTAGCCAAAGTAGCACTTTGTCCAAGTCGGAAGAATTTCAGAATCCGTAAAGCATCTATAAGTAATTTAAACCTTTCCGCACTGCTAGGCTGATAtgaaattcaaatgaaaattcTTTGACACTACTTTCACCTTGAAAAATTGGTTTCTGAGCGGCATTTTACTAAATGAAATTGCACTAACTTTAGCCACTTCTGGGAATGAAAGGCTTATTGAAGTCTTGCCAGCTGGTTAGTCACGCACTTCAATGCATCCAACCCATTGGGACAAACTGGCGAAGAGCTTACGCCTTTGGAATATCGTTTCGTTGCTTGCTCTTCATCTGGGAGGTTCTGGACCATTTGACTGACCAGCCGCCGGTTGACTGTGTTTTGTAGACTGCGAAGCGTCTCTTATTTTCCCTTTGAGTCACGGAGATAGAGAGCACGTGTCCCCGCCCCAGTCTCTCCTCCTTTTTACCATTAATTTGCATAGTTTCACTTTTTCGCTCGCAGCGCTTGGCAATGAATAAAGAAGGAAGACCGCTCGCGGTCTATGTGTTTTGAGACCATCGTGGACTGTAGGTGTGCTAGAAGTCCTTTCCTCAGTTTTCCGTGGGCATAAGCTATGTTTTCACAGTCCACATGTCAATAACTAATTAACGTTATACTTAACTTCCAGGAATACAAGCCTCCCGGGTGTAAAGACATACCGATTGACTTCAGGGTGTCACTGTTGAAGAATACTCCGAACCCGAATCCACTCGGCGTCCTCAGGTCAAAAGGTAACAAAAAGGGCGGGGCGTGTTTGATATACTGACGATGTTTAAGCCACtaattatattttaatatatagatttagccggggctaaaagcgaagctctcgttaatgcTTGCTAAAAGGCaacggcaatgagaacggcaACAAAATCAATAAATCTAATTAGCAAAAGGTCGACGTTCGGCCCAGGGCGAACagattatttttatggaggaattgtcgtctGTGCTTACGAACAATTTTGTTCCTTGTGTTCctgttcgctttttttttcactgccgctcattttcaccttacTGGCCgttagcatttctcattttctcaccgcttCTATGACATTTCATGtctttcttccaacgaaattcgtctcctttgtttttaatcactctccctagctctttctctgttatctaCGGGAACGAagacatcaaaaataacgtcgaaaatACTCaactttgttgttattttttctctgtaaaagtccgggtggccctgggatttcccgccaaaaaaaccTCGAGTTGCTTTTGgtttgccatacctgttgattgaattattttgcattggtatacctgtggtgcggacggacaggcgaacgtacggtcacgtgactatcAAAATTTTTCGGATGCATAGGCCACtcgcacatctcccataatgcaccttatttgccccttcaaaattttgcataagcattgttttcaatttctcttgggacggctgtaatacccaggaaaaatgaaaaacaaaggttatggaattttttttttttttgggggggggggggcgggggcgggtgggggggcaaataaggtgcactATGGGAGATATAAAAGTGGAGTACAAgtaacaaaattttcttacccatggtgcttcgcTGCGCGCGCGCGGCAGGTAATTAATAGTATGGTTCTTTATGATTACATTGAAATGCTCCAGTCGGATCTTTTAATTTATCGctgatatttttcctttttagaagGAATACCTAATGAAAGTTTACTctccattcatttatttattaatttacttatttatttattcatccaTTCGTTCATGTATTTATATGTAAAAAACTTCATTTGCAACTAAGATAACTAATATGACCAAAAGAGTTCCAACTGTAGGAACTGTCTCCTCGTGATGAGTCAACCCCCTTATCCTAAGAAAGTCACCGGTAAAGCGTCTCTATATggtatacagtagaacctcgaaaactcgaactcggataactcgaattccccgctaacgcgaactaaatttcctttccaatGTTCAAAATTTCACctaaatttaccccgataactcgaattcctcgctaaatcgaactgtttttcgtttcccttcagagtacGAGTTACCCGGGTTCTATTGTAGTTTATACGTGTGTTTCGTTTATGGtttgtgtttttatttattattagcgGTGGGAGAGCCTCCTTTGTGCATGTCCTATGCGAGTCTGTTTGCTGTGAAGCACGCTGTGGAAGAGGCGCGAAATGAGATTGGTCAAGGAGGCGAATATTTTGCAATGAGTAAGTCTATTTTGTCCGTCTGTTTAGTGCAATTACTTAGCGCAACAACAGCTTCAATCGATCGCTGAAGAGATCCAGAAATGTCATTTTAATGCTGAACCTGTGCAAGAATTCATACGGAGCCGTGTAAACAGTACGGTAATGTGTAATAAAATTTGCAAGGTTCTGAGTTAAAGGTCGCACAGATAAAAAAATTCGTCCGTAAAAATATTTATCCggacctggggcccgtttctcgaaagtcccgataattaacgggtccgtaaagctgttgttgtttagatgcaagatagaggtttcaatagctTTGCATTGAacgtgataaaactatcagttaatggaaaaaaatggagcagtttgctagccaggacccgcgctcttattctttatatttcgatttgtatatttgatttcgggcccgaaaagttaccgggactttcgagaaacgggcccctgggtAAACGGGTCTACCTCTTCCCTTGCTTTTGCAAAAAGAGGCCTGGGTCCAAGCCACCTACTGATGTAATTGATTAGATGAGTCAGTAGCCGGTCAGTTAGACACCCGGGGTTTAACAGCTGTAAAACATTGcattacattaaaaaacattACCATTATTGATCGGTGGGTCTGCTGTTTAACTTTTCTGAATGAGCTTTTCATGAACagcatgttctttttttcttcacagacGCGCCCAGCACGATCGAGGATACTCAGTTAGCGTGCCTTGTGGAGTCCAGTCAGTTCACGTTGTGAGAAAACTGTCACTTTCAGCGAGGATTTTTGACTGCTTACGACTAAACGTCCTCGTGGTTAAAATCACAAAAGGATAACCAGTGTCGCTTCTGATTCTACATTATAATTACTCTCGTGATGCCAAACTTTTGCTAGAACTAGAACTTGAAGGATAAACCGACTATGTATGTTCCAGTTAGATATGGTATGACCGACGGAGTTACATCAATGTTATAGTAGTGAAATTTCTAAATTGTAAACGTTGTAGATTTGGAAGGCAGCAGCCGTAAACAAGACCCTGAGAGAAGAAAAGCTTGTTTAATAAAATATACGTttccaggaaaaaaaagagaaacaaacaaaacaaaaaacgcaaagCAGGACAAAAGTTGCATGTAAACAAAGCCTAACACTGTTGAATAAAGCAAATTGGCGGACTAGGGAAGATGAAATATGCTAGTTTCACAGAACACAAATAATTGTGAAGAAAAATTGGTCACATTTAATACAGCCACAAACTGTAATAACCGAACTGAAAATCTACCGGAAATGTCATGAACAATTTCCAGCTTGGTTATAACAGTTCGCAGCTGTGTATCTTTTGTGATCAATACTAATGTTTTACTCATAATTATGCTTAAATACTTCACAATACTGATATAGCCCTTAGCGCTGTGCGTTTTTCATTAGGTACAGGAACGACTAGGAATATATTAGTACGGGGTTTATTCTAGAGCGCGGCCTTGCGGGATTTCCGCTATTTGGAAAATAATGGCGCATAGAATTTACGTTGCCGCGTCAAATAAGGCGCAAAAAAAATAGACCCAAGGATAAGtacaactattttttttttaaataaagtattcGAAAACGGCGGCAAAGCGTCCGGCGAGTCCGACCCAAGTAGAATACCTGTTGGGAGAATGCCTTTCTTGGACCCCCTTTCTTGAAAAAGGGCCCCCTAAAATTACACAAGGGGGCCCATTTGACCCTCATTGGCCAATTTCTAGAATAAACCCTGTTTGTAAGATATCCATGACAAATAAAGTGGCAGTGTGGCGGGATTTCTTGTACTTTCTTGTCGCAAGAAGTATGTTAAAATTATGAACACTGAAGTATTTCTTCCATGTACGAAGCTGAATTCTTACATGGAATACTCTGATGGACTGATGTaataccaatggtacgatttcTGCGATTTTTCCGAGTCACAATGGCACAACTCAGTCCGAAGATTTTCCAGGTCTAGTCAAGACGACTGAGTACGAAAGAGATCCTTACGTGTCCCTCTTGATAAGAATGATTAATAAGGTAATTGGGATTTACTGCCATATTGGCTGCTTCTAAATTTAACACAAACACGTCAGTCATGAAATGCGTAACCAAAAGGTAGAGATGTTTGTACAACTTGATTATTATTCTAGAAACTAAAGAGCATCTAGCCTTATAAAATACAACTCAGGTTTTCCCTAGCGAAATGTTCCTGCCTTTGTAAAGGTTGTTGTCGTTCtgttattagggagcttaagcaactacgacgacgacgacaacttcaaaaaccaataggtttaatgatcaaaacaacagctctacacgtgcattacgcttttcagtacatttctttgacgtccactgcacgactacgacgtgaagcCTCCTAAATTGACGTTTTATGGAAAACGTGGACATACTGCGACGAAcgttccttcctctttttgaacttgaataaaatacttacgaattcaactccaggaaaagtcgcctgcatttgacatattgagcgtgTCCAAATAGAgacgattaagtttgaaagaacgcaaattcctttttttttagcgacgttttcactgctgtcgtcgtcgtcgttgctttagCTCCACCTTACGAAACCACGACGACGAaggcaacgggaacgtcaaaaaacaataggttcaatgagcaaaacaacaactctgcacgtgcatcaagcttttttgtacatttctttgccttcactgcacaactacgacgtgaaatgaccaaattttcagtttacttgggaacgggaaaggcaaggcgataaattctaccatggCTGTCCGAACTTGAGCGCGTTCCCCTCTCCTCAGCCTCAGCCAAAATCCCCTTcttttaaggtggcccgaacctattgatatgcgtgttggttatgttttttatttgcgtttttcagaatgaaagattcaaacgatttctatgatttttggcataccaaataaataatgatggaactttaagaaaatgttatttgttttcttgtagatgtgaaaacctttgagatatcggcatatatctaaaaccgcatttttaaaaaatggaaataacttcgaaatcccaaGACAGTTTTTgccctaacttcagcaaataaacctcagagctctctagttttacatttgaaagtttgaaggcaatcgtgaccgtagaactcgctgcacaaaatgctggtcaaatttaatttcaatttcagttcccgttttgaagagaaattaggccaccaactccagtacttctaaccatccaCTTTTCAGctgccttcaaacttgcaaatgtaaaactagagagctctgaggcttatttgctgaagttagggaaaaatctgtcttgGGATTccgaagttatttacatttttcgtaaagatgcggttttaaatatatgccgatatctaaaaggtttttatacctacaGGAAAAtagataacattttcttaaagtttcattattatttattaaggatgccaaaaaacatagaaatcggttgaatctttcattctgaaaaacgcaaatcgaaaacataaccaacacgcatataaacaggttcgggccaccttaagtaTCAGGGCgaattgggataatcgcgaaaaagttttttttttcagcgacgttttcatcgacgtcgccgttgtcgggtCATAAGGTCCCTATTACCAAGTTTTGTCACCCTCATTCCTAAAGGTCTCTCTTCTTCCCGTCTACTTGCTCAAGGGGACGGGAACGAGGACGAGTTGTATCTGCACTAATTTGTTCTTTTACAaataaatacagtcgaacctgtataTAACGGCCACATGAGGAACTAGCCGCGcaagtgtcattgtctgagaaagtgttccaggggccaaaagttgtggtcaaccgaCTTGGCTGAAACTTGGGACAGAAGCTGGGTATAAtaagatatttcaaaagccactttggctcacttctctgagttttagttttggagttacagagggggggggggggtctctttttttgtcctttgagcaccaaaaatccagccttccaggtggcattttgaaagtg encodes:
- the LOC140926159 gene encoding aldehyde oxidase 3-like, whose product is MNLYADCGSSPNDLDVGYAQTLADNAYFCPNWNIVPYATRTHTPGNTWCRAPASTQAVFFTESMMEHVAKELKLTPEQVRKVNLYQNGQETQTGETLKYCTISTLWNGNFVFYILSISDFQNRKTAIDTFNKNNRWRKRGISVVPLKYGVAYEGSMFTALVSIFHADGTVAIAHGGIEIGQGINTKIAQVAAYKLNYPLDMIAIKPTAAFTNPNSGSTGGSITSELCCRTFMGCCDILNKVIDPVRKTMPTATWPELIAKCYENGLDLSAKYMSRSTTPSLVAYNIYGATCTEVELDVLTGEREILRIDILNDCGQSMNPELDIGQVEGAYMMGLGLWLTEKIIYDPQTGKNLTNGTWEYKPPGCKDIPIDFRVSLLKNTPNPNPLGVLRSKAVGEPPLCMSYASLFAVKHAVEEARNEIGQGGEYFAMNAPSTIEDTQLACLVESSQFTL